A window of the Mucilaginibacter sp. cycad4 genome harbors these coding sequences:
- a CDS encoding GNAT family N-acetyltransferase: protein MKKAAAADKSIVLYILSRAFSKNRSVNYIVKQDKNRLLRIEALMDYSYEVCSQFGEVLLSDDSNACVLLLYPQFKRTTLKSIWLDIKLIFQAIGLSNINKTIKRENQIKKFHPKIDMIYLWFIGVQPERQNLGTGSTLLTEVLAEADLKALPVYLETSTLINIPWYERFGFKVYNRLELDYTLFFLKREPDK, encoded by the coding sequence ATGAAAAAAGCCGCTGCCGCCGATAAGTCAATAGTACTGTATATCCTTTCCAGGGCCTTCTCAAAAAACCGGAGTGTCAATTACATTGTAAAGCAGGATAAGAATAGGTTACTGCGCATTGAAGCACTAATGGACTATTCCTATGAAGTGTGTTCACAATTTGGAGAGGTTTTGCTGTCTGATGACTCAAATGCATGCGTTTTGTTATTGTATCCGCAGTTCAAACGAACAACGTTAAAATCAATCTGGTTAGATATAAAACTTATTTTTCAGGCCATTGGCTTAAGTAACATCAACAAGACCATAAAGAGGGAAAATCAAATCAAAAAATTTCATCCCAAAATTGATATGATTTATTTGTGGTTTATTGGTGTTCAACCGGAACGTCAGAATTTGGGTACTGGTAGTACGCTGTTAACCGAAGTCTTAGCAGAAGCCGATTTGAAAGCGCTCCCTGTTTACCTTGAAACCTCAACCTTAATCAATATTCCCTGGTATGAACGTTTCGGGTTTAAAGTTTACAACCGGCTGGAATTAGACTACACTTTGTTTTTTCTGAAACGGGAACCGGACAAATAA
- a CDS encoding aminotransferase class I/II-fold pyridoxal phosphate-dependent enzyme, translated as MNAIDFEKASFQDFENMEGRDIYATASEFLKYLDFLKVRGHFNYRIESLSHCGPEMHLVLPGNDQPTWSVCLVSNDYLGFSQHPKVKQAVIMGTELFGTGSGASPAIGGHFVYHQQLENKIAKFYMKKEAILYTTGYTANSATLQCLLHKQDIAIVDMAVHASVYEGCLNTNRKKFLHNDLKALEQILQNAQHNYRTKMVIVDGVYSQDGDLAPLDKIAELTHHYGGYLMVDDAHGIGVVGQTGRGGIEMYDAFDKIDIITGTFSKALGNIGGYVIADPEIITYLKYQSKQHLFSTTATPAIMGILKAIDLIDEEPEWRAKLWNNINYLKNGLRDAGFDVGATASAVIPVKVGEIPKALEAGRLLLESGIYTNPIMYPAVSKKDARIRMNVMATHTRDHLDKVLNAFEDIDKRLHISSRQVN; from the coding sequence ATGAATGCAATTGATTTTGAAAAGGCCAGTTTCCAGGATTTTGAGAATATGGAAGGCAGGGACATTTACGCAACGGCATCGGAATTTTTAAAATATCTTGACTTTTTGAAAGTAAGGGGCCATTTTAATTATCGGATTGAGTCGCTTTCCCATTGCGGGCCGGAAATGCATCTTGTTTTACCCGGAAATGATCAACCAACCTGGTCCGTTTGCCTGGTTTCCAATGATTATCTTGGATTTAGTCAACATCCGAAAGTTAAGCAAGCGGTGATAATGGGAACAGAGCTGTTTGGTACAGGGTCGGGCGCATCGCCTGCTATTGGTGGTCACTTTGTCTATCATCAGCAACTGGAAAACAAGATTGCGAAATTCTATATGAAAAAAGAGGCCATTTTATATACAACCGGTTATACTGCTAACAGTGCGACATTACAATGCCTTCTTCATAAACAGGATATAGCTATAGTAGACATGGCTGTTCATGCAAGTGTATACGAGGGCTGTTTAAATACTAACAGGAAGAAATTTTTGCATAATGACCTTAAGGCATTGGAGCAGATATTGCAAAACGCACAGCATAATTACCGTACTAAAATGGTAATCGTTGATGGGGTTTATAGTCAGGATGGTGATTTGGCGCCTTTGGATAAAATAGCGGAATTAACGCATCATTATGGAGGCTATTTAATGGTAGATGATGCGCATGGTATAGGCGTTGTCGGACAAACAGGTAGGGGGGGTATCGAAATGTACGATGCATTTGACAAGATTGATATCATTACCGGTACCTTCAGTAAGGCGCTTGGCAATATTGGAGGATATGTAATTGCCGATCCCGAAATTATTACTTATCTGAAATACCAATCTAAACAGCATTTGTTTTCTACGACTGCGACGCCTGCAATTATGGGCATTCTAAAGGCCATTGATCTTATTGACGAGGAACCTGAATGGCGGGCCAAACTTTGGAACAACATCAACTACCTTAAAAATGGGCTTAGGGATGCCGGGTTTGATGTCGGTGCGACTGCTTCAGCCGTTATCCCGGTTAAGGTGGGAGAAATTCCTAAAGCGCTTGAGGCGGGAAGGTTATTATTAGAATCAGGGATTTATACCAACCCAATCATGTACCCTGCCGTATCGAAAAAAGATGCAAGGATAAGAATGAATGTAATGGCCACACACACACGGGACCATTTGGATAAGGTATTGAATGCTTTTGAGGATATAGATAAGCGGCTTCACATTTCCAGCCGTCAGGTCAATTAG
- a CDS encoding Crp/Fnr family transcriptional regulator codes for MNTRPLINLLTGITTISSAFELALSDRLEQEQYKPHQILHAAGQMENRLYFIETGFARNYFYDKDGQEHTVKFREPGDILFSYEGYYKVPSYFYTEIMEESRLISLTYHDLHELDSIFTEVSVLIKSLLLRFQKEEYQRQSLIALPNEERYLQLRKNNNALFQRTPSRIIASYLHMSRETLNRLIARH; via the coding sequence ATGAATACACGGCCTTTAATCAACTTATTAACCGGTATTACCACTATTTCATCCGCATTTGAACTGGCCTTATCGGATCGACTTGAACAGGAGCAGTACAAACCCCATCAGATTCTACATGCTGCCGGTCAAATGGAAAACCGACTTTACTTCATCGAAACAGGCTTTGCCAGAAATTATTTTTATGATAAAGATGGCCAGGAACATACTGTTAAATTTCGTGAACCAGGGGATATATTATTCTCTTATGAAGGTTATTACAAAGTGCCATCTTATTTTTATACTGAGATCATGGAAGAATCCAGATTGATTAGTTTGACCTATCATGATTTGCATGAACTGGATAGCATCTTTACTGAAGTGTCCGTCCTGATCAAGAGCCTGTTGCTCCGTTTCCAGAAAGAAGAATATCAAAGGCAAAGCCTGATCGCCCTGCCAAACGAAGAACGATACCTCCAACTACGCAAAAACAATAACGCGCTTTTTCAGAGAACACCATCCAGGATCATTGCCTCTTACCTGCATATGAGCCGGGAAACTTTAAACAG